A stretch of Janibacter endophyticus DNA encodes these proteins:
- a CDS encoding glycosyltransferase 87 family protein, with the protein MTRAKPTTLHWLLGLAVLVALAAWPVAKFLFLFPQDQWQVDIQVYREGGLSVLQGRPIYQQMTDPPQLLPFTYPPIAAILAVPLALVPFETAAWGWTIAQLATNVAIAWVAWYHLRDRVGAWAPVLVGAVAGAFLWTQPVGDGIRFAQVNAFLVLMILLDLKRPRLPALQSIPPGVLVGLAMAIKLTPGVFVIHYIVCRRWREAFTAIATASAVSIGAWLLIPPASFAFWGGALSDPTRLGPNDGSANQAFRALLLRRGLEAGSTELYLAWAPYLLVVGGLVFWLARRAYQQGDWLMEAAVVGLAGFLLSPVSWVHHLHWLMVIVPAILGAAAGRDRLRAGLALIPFVWFVCTMPFWGVLWKRESRDPAWFGDVLVEGNVIGTLVILGILAWVITRTDRELRAGTTTVARSGSPATPEISRGS; encoded by the coding sequence GTGACCCGAGCGAAGCCGACGACCCTGCACTGGCTGCTCGGGCTCGCCGTCCTCGTCGCGCTCGCGGCGTGGCCGGTCGCGAAGTTCCTGTTCCTCTTCCCGCAGGACCAGTGGCAGGTCGACATCCAGGTCTACCGCGAGGGCGGGCTCTCGGTCCTCCAGGGGCGGCCGATCTACCAGCAGATGACCGACCCGCCGCAGCTGCTGCCCTTCACCTACCCGCCGATCGCCGCGATCCTCGCGGTGCCCCTGGCGCTCGTCCCCTTCGAGACGGCGGCGTGGGGCTGGACGATCGCGCAGCTCGCGACGAACGTCGCCATCGCCTGGGTCGCCTGGTACCACCTGCGTGACCGGGTCGGCGCGTGGGCGCCGGTGCTCGTCGGCGCGGTCGCCGGGGCCTTCCTGTGGACGCAGCCGGTCGGCGACGGCATCCGCTTCGCGCAGGTCAACGCCTTCCTCGTGCTCATGATCCTGCTTGACCTCAAGCGCCCGAGACTGCCTGCGCTGCAGTCGATCCCGCCGGGTGTGCTCGTCGGCCTGGCGATGGCGATCAAGCTGACGCCGGGCGTCTTCGTCATCCACTACATCGTCTGCCGGCGGTGGCGCGAGGCCTTCACCGCGATCGCGACGGCGTCGGCGGTCTCGATCGGGGCGTGGCTGCTCATCCCGCCGGCGTCCTTCGCCTTCTGGGGCGGCGCGCTCTCCGACCCGACCCGGCTCGGGCCCAACGACGGCTCCGCCAACCAGGCCTTCCGCGCGCTGCTCCTGCGGCGCGGGCTCGAGGCCGGCTCGACCGAGCTCTACCTCGCCTGGGCCCCGTACCTGCTCGTCGTCGGGGGACTCGTCTTCTGGCTCGCCCGGCGCGCCTACCAGCAGGGCGACTGGCTCATGGAGGCTGCGGTCGTCGGTCTGGCCGGCTTCCTGCTCAGCCCGGTGTCGTGGGTGCACCACCTGCACTGGCTCATGGTGATCGTCCCGGCGATCCTCGGTGCCGCCGCCGGCCGTGACCGCCTGCGGGCGGGGCTGGCGCTGATCCCCTTCGTCTGGTTCGTCTGCACCATGCCCTTCTGGGGCGTGCTGTGGAAGCGGGAGTCCCGCGACCCGGCGTGGTTCGGCGACGTGCTCGTCGAGGGCAACGTCATCGGGACGCTCGTCATCCTGGGCATCCTCGCCTGGGTGATCACTCGCACCGACCGAGAGCTACGCGCGGGTACGACGACCGTTGCCCGGTCCGGGAGCCCCGCCACCCCCGAGATCTCGCGCGGGAGCTGA
- a CDS encoding DUF4446 family protein: protein MSGTELLLAVSVLIALLLVISVARTNRRLAERVAVLERATPVGESEAASLRAQVDASLSRVAVVRYDAFGDMGGRLSFSAAVLDANGDGLVLTSIHGRSESRTYAKGIAAGETPDESTTLTPEERHAVAAARKGSPTA, encoded by the coding sequence ATGAGTGGCACCGAGCTCCTGCTGGCCGTCTCGGTCCTCATCGCCCTGCTGCTCGTCATCAGCGTCGCGCGCACCAACCGCCGCCTGGCCGAGCGGGTCGCCGTGCTCGAGCGCGCCACGCCTGTGGGTGAGTCCGAGGCCGCCAGCCTCCGCGCCCAGGTCGACGCCTCGCTCTCCCGGGTCGCGGTGGTCCGCTACGACGCCTTCGGCGACATGGGCGGCCGGCTCTCCTTCTCCGCCGCGGTGCTCGACGCCAACGGTGACGGCCTCGTGCTCACCTCGATCCACGGCCGCAGCGAGTCGCGCACCTATGCCAAGGGGATCGCCGCGGGGGAGACTCCCGACGAGAGCACGACCCTCACGCCGGAGGAGCGGCACGCCGTCGCCGCCGCGCGCAAGGGCTCGCCCACCGCCTGA
- the pheA gene encoding prephenate dehydratase — MTRYGYLGPTGTFTQMALLSWRPAANAEHVPFGSVDAALTALRQREIDAAVVPIENSVEGGVSATLDALASGDPLIVTGEVLVPITFVIAANEGVSLADVRGVGTHSHAWAQVRGWCQANVPDARYIATLSTASAAEDLGTGEAPFDAAVCAPVAADNHGLTVLAHDIGDMASAVTRFVVVSRPEWLPRPTGFDKTTVVLYQRQDRAGGLLELLEQFSARGINMTRLESRPTKDSMGSYCFSIDFEGHVHDARVGEALMSLHRVCGHVRFLGSYPAANGQAVTVDPLTSDASFAEAADWLDQIRHPGS, encoded by the coding sequence GTGACGCGCTACGGCTACCTCGGCCCCACGGGGACCTTCACCCAGATGGCGCTGCTCTCGTGGCGCCCCGCGGCGAACGCCGAGCACGTCCCCTTCGGGTCCGTCGACGCCGCGCTCACCGCGCTGCGGCAGCGCGAGATCGACGCGGCCGTCGTCCCGATCGAGAACTCGGTCGAAGGGGGAGTGAGCGCCACCCTCGACGCGCTCGCCTCCGGCGACCCGCTCATCGTCACGGGCGAGGTCCTCGTGCCGATCACGTTCGTCATCGCCGCGAACGAAGGCGTGAGCCTGGCCGACGTCCGGGGCGTCGGCACCCACTCGCACGCCTGGGCGCAGGTCCGTGGCTGGTGCCAGGCCAACGTCCCCGACGCACGCTACATCGCGACCCTCTCGACCGCGTCGGCCGCCGAGGACCTCGGGACCGGCGAGGCACCCTTCGACGCCGCTGTCTGCGCCCCGGTCGCCGCGGACAACCACGGCCTGACCGTCCTCGCGCACGACATCGGCGACATGGCGTCGGCCGTGACCCGCTTCGTCGTCGTGTCGCGCCCCGAGTGGCTGCCGCGGCCGACCGGTTTCGACAAGACGACCGTCGTGCTCTACCAGCGGCAGGACCGCGCGGGCGGGCTGCTCGAGCTGCTCGAGCAGTTCTCGGCGCGCGGGATCAACATGACCCGGCTCGAGTCGCGCCCGACGAAGGACTCGATGGGCTCGTACTGCTTCTCCATCGACTTCGAGGGGCACGTCCACGACGCGCGCGTCGGCGAGGCGCTCATGAGCCTGCACCGCGTGTGCGGCCACGTCCGCTTCCTCGGCTCCTACCCCGCCGCGAACGGCCAGGCCGTCACCGTCGACCCGCTGACCTCCGACGCGTCCTTCGCCGAGGCCGCGGACTGGCTCGACCAGATCCGCCACCCCGGCAGCTGA
- a CDS encoding glutathione synthetase yields MKIGFVVNDVATEQDVYTTTRLAITAHAMGHEAYYMGIGDFAYNPDGSLSARARKGTGKTYKSLTRYLHDVQKPEVEQWLPIEDFDVVMLRFDPADDAEENPWAGNAGVAFGQLFAAAGVLVVNDPTSLANALSKAYFQHFPEIVRPKTLISRDEEQIEAFVKELGGKAVLKPLQGSGGSGVFLVNSKEAPNLSQIIEAIGRDGYVVTQEYLPEAKNGDIRMFVMNGRPLEVDGQIAAFRRVSTSDDIRSNMSTGGKAQKVNVTPEMLEMVEAVRPKLIADGMFLVGLDIVGDKLMEVNVFSPGGFGSCEALYGIDFVPAVIDDLERKVSVRTHYDEIPNVRLATL; encoded by the coding sequence ATGAAGATCGGATTCGTCGTCAACGACGTCGCCACCGAGCAGGACGTCTACACGACCACCCGGCTCGCCATCACCGCCCACGCGATGGGGCACGAGGCGTACTACATGGGCATCGGGGACTTCGCCTACAACCCCGACGGCTCGCTCTCCGCCCGCGCCCGCAAGGGCACCGGGAAGACCTACAAGTCGCTGACGCGATACCTCCACGACGTGCAGAAGCCCGAGGTCGAGCAGTGGCTGCCGATCGAAGACTTCGACGTCGTCATGCTGCGCTTCGACCCGGCCGACGACGCCGAGGAGAACCCGTGGGCGGGCAACGCGGGCGTCGCCTTCGGGCAGCTCTTCGCGGCCGCGGGCGTGCTCGTCGTCAACGACCCGACCTCGCTGGCCAACGCGCTCTCCAAGGCGTACTTCCAGCACTTCCCCGAGATCGTCCGTCCCAAGACGCTCATCTCGCGCGACGAGGAGCAGATCGAGGCCTTCGTCAAGGAGCTCGGCGGCAAGGCCGTGCTCAAGCCGCTCCAGGGCTCGGGCGGCAGCGGGGTCTTCCTCGTCAACAGCAAGGAGGCGCCGAACCTCAGCCAGATCATCGAGGCGATCGGCCGTGACGGCTATGTCGTCACCCAGGAGTACCTGCCCGAGGCGAAGAACGGTGACATCCGGATGTTCGTCATGAACGGGCGCCCGCTCGAGGTCGACGGCCAGATCGCCGCCTTCCGCCGGGTGAGCACCTCCGACGACATCCGCTCCAACATGTCGACGGGCGGCAAGGCGCAGAAGGTCAACGTCACCCCTGAGATGCTCGAGATGGTCGAGGCGGTGCGGCCCAAGCTCATCGCTGACGGCATGTTCCTCGTCGGGCTCGACATCGTCGGTGACAAGCTCATGGAGGTCAACGTCTTCAGCCCCGGCGGCTTCGGGTCGTGCGAGGCGCTCTACGGCATCGACTTCGTGCCCGCCGTCATCGACGACCTCGAGCGCAAGGTGTCGGTGCGCACGCACTACGACGAGATCCCCAACGTCCGCCTCGCAACCCTCTGA
- a CDS encoding flavohemoglobin expression-modulating QEGLA motif protein produces MSEDSAALRKVAVADLAIDHALAQMSGSMRFLLDVTPVNSDDIKAQFLKGEVKEPRFTYRDIEADPEVLKQVVANIDVGSVTDPTLATLLRNKHRELTLQLDMLMARDSDDFRSLSIELYGGASPQLRGQAERIIEEVPRPEAKGEKVTAEEFLELAQAEIDFYASIDQDIEMHAEVRDDVNGVMVSGNTLLIDPDSAVQRARANALLQHEVGTHLVTQVNGSAQPIQVLGTGLAGYDETQEGLAVLAEIGCGGLTPFRLRQLAARVLTVHRMTQGATFVESWEALVDAGFPKASAFTTTMRAYRSGGLTKDAIYLRGLVDLLCHLKGGGSLEHMWLGKFSLSDLPLIQSLAEAGILNRPRLLPRWLDDTEAAERLSSAAEHAEDVTRLVSTPAPTPSPA; encoded by the coding sequence GTGAGCGAGGACTCCGCGGCGCTGCGCAAGGTCGCCGTCGCGGACCTCGCGATCGACCACGCGCTCGCGCAGATGTCGGGCTCGATGCGCTTCCTGCTCGACGTCACCCCGGTGAACTCCGACGACATCAAGGCGCAGTTCCTCAAGGGTGAGGTCAAGGAGCCGCGCTTCACCTACCGCGACATCGAGGCCGACCCCGAGGTGCTCAAGCAGGTCGTCGCCAACATCGACGTCGGCTCGGTCACCGATCCCACGCTCGCGACGCTGCTGCGCAACAAGCACCGCGAGCTCACCCTCCAGCTCGACATGCTCATGGCGCGCGACAGCGACGACTTCCGCTCCCTGAGCATCGAGCTCTACGGCGGCGCCTCGCCCCAGCTCCGCGGCCAGGCCGAGCGGATCATCGAGGAGGTCCCGAGGCCGGAGGCGAAGGGGGAGAAGGTCACCGCCGAGGAGTTCCTCGAGCTCGCGCAGGCGGAGATCGACTTCTACGCCTCGATCGACCAGGACATCGAGATGCACGCCGAGGTCCGTGACGACGTCAACGGCGTCATGGTGTCGGGGAACACGCTGCTCATCGACCCCGACTCCGCCGTCCAGCGGGCCCGCGCCAACGCGTTGCTCCAGCACGAGGTCGGTACCCACCTCGTCACCCAGGTCAACGGGTCGGCCCAGCCGATCCAGGTGCTCGGCACCGGCCTCGCCGGCTACGACGAGACCCAGGAGGGCCTCGCGGTCCTCGCCGAGATCGGCTGCGGGGGGCTCACCCCCTTCCGCCTGCGGCAGCTTGCCGCCCGCGTGCTGACCGTCCACCGGATGACCCAGGGGGCGACCTTCGTCGAGTCCTGGGAGGCGCTCGTCGACGCCGGCTTCCCCAAGGCCAGCGCCTTCACGACGACGATGCGCGCCTACCGCTCCGGCGGCCTCACCAAGGACGCGATCTACCTGCGCGGTCTCGTCGACCTGCTCTGCCACCTCAAGGGCGGCGGCTCGCTCGAGCACATGTGGCTCGGCAAGTTCTCGCTCTCCGACCTGCCACTCATCCAGTCCCTCGCCGAGGCAGGGATCCTCAACCGGCCCCGGCTCCTCCCCCGCTGGCTCGACGACACCGAGGCCGCCGAGCGGCTCTCGAGCGCCGCCGAGCACGCCGAGGACGTCACCCGGCTCGTCTCGACGCCGGCACCTACCCCTTCGCCCGCCTGA
- a CDS encoding N-formylglutamate amidohydrolase, translated as MADTENPVFTASGDWSGQLVATAVHAGHDLRPEVAEQMILDEDVRLREEDLFTDRFIAHLPARLVVHRSRFETDLNRVRDEAVYRQPDDAWGLDMWRGGTLDDDIAGRSLEVYDSVYDELARRFDELASRGPFVVYDVHSYNHRRDGADAPPEAQADNPDVNVGTGSLDRERWGSVVDTFTERIAHNLGGLDVRENVKFKGRGIAMWAHERYPGTAIVLAIEFKKTYMDEWTGEPDEHRIGQIAAALADTYEPVLAAVDRLTGRGSEW; from the coding sequence ATGGCCGACACCGAGAACCCCGTCTTCACGGCGAGCGGTGACTGGAGCGGGCAGCTCGTCGCCACCGCTGTCCACGCCGGGCACGACCTGCGCCCCGAGGTTGCCGAGCAGATGATCCTCGACGAGGACGTGCGCCTCCGGGAGGAGGACCTCTTCACGGACCGCTTCATCGCGCACCTGCCCGCACGGTTGGTCGTCCACCGGTCACGCTTCGAGACCGACCTCAACCGGGTCCGCGACGAGGCCGTCTACCGCCAGCCCGACGACGCGTGGGGCCTGGACATGTGGCGTGGCGGGACCCTCGACGACGACATCGCAGGGCGATCGCTCGAGGTGTACGACTCGGTCTACGACGAGCTGGCCCGGCGTTTCGACGAGCTCGCGTCGCGCGGTCCCTTCGTCGTCTACGACGTGCACTCCTACAACCACCGCCGGGACGGCGCCGACGCGCCGCCCGAGGCCCAGGCCGACAACCCCGACGTCAACGTCGGCACCGGCTCCCTGGACCGCGAGCGCTGGGGCAGCGTCGTCGATACCTTCACCGAGCGGATCGCCCACAACCTCGGTGGCCTCGACGTCCGGGAGAACGTGAAGTTCAAGGGCCGGGGCATCGCCATGTGGGCGCACGAGCGGTACCCGGGCACGGCGATCGTCCTGGCCATCGAGTTCAAGAAGACGTACATGGACGAGTGGACGGGCGAGCCCGACGAGCACCGCATCGGCCAGATCGCCGCCGCGCTCGCCGACACCTACGAGCCGGTCCTCGCCGCCGTCGACCGCCTCACCGGCCGCGGGAGCGAGTGGTGA
- a CDS encoding alpha/beta hydrolase produces the protein MLRRRDLPMPLTVSPEAAEAAQQADNKLHRWPMTPRITKGLRAKGAGERRAAVESLARSRRVDITASQVSVISGGRPVTSLVMTPETSSWDGDGDEPWVFWIHGGGFCWGSALDGSAVQLAADAGVPVVSVEYPLAPEHPYPAPLDACLAAYLAHAAAWGPRVLLGGLSAGANLALGVLARVRADGGPEPLGLLAATPFADLGGRGDSYSANEGRDAYVRWKGQQERFAKAYRGGARVTDPFVSPVHQTWEVPVPPTLLTTGTRDLFLSDSVQLARTMRASGGEVDLQVWEGMWHAFQNDASSPEAQECLAHTATFARQVLRVCGTTGRSGADLAGP, from the coding sequence ATGCTGCGACGCCGTGACCTGCCGATGCCCCTCACCGTGTCGCCGGAGGCGGCGGAGGCCGCGCAGCAGGCCGACAACAAGCTCCACCGGTGGCCGATGACGCCGCGGATCACCAAGGGCCTCAGGGCGAAGGGGGCGGGCGAGCGGCGCGCGGCCGTCGAGTCGCTCGCCCGCAGCCGTCGGGTCGACATCACCGCCTCGCAGGTCTCGGTGATCAGCGGTGGCCGTCCGGTCACCTCCCTCGTCATGACGCCGGAGACCTCGTCGTGGGACGGCGACGGGGATGAGCCGTGGGTCTTCTGGATCCACGGGGGCGGCTTCTGCTGGGGGTCGGCCCTCGACGGCTCGGCCGTCCAGCTCGCCGCCGACGCGGGCGTGCCCGTCGTCTCCGTCGAGTACCCGCTCGCGCCCGAGCACCCGTACCCGGCACCGCTCGACGCGTGCCTCGCCGCCTACCTCGCGCACGCCGCCGCGTGGGGTCCGAGGGTCCTCCTCGGCGGCCTGTCGGCCGGCGCCAACCTCGCCCTCGGCGTCCTCGCCCGGGTCCGCGCCGACGGCGGGCCGGAGCCGCTCGGGCTGCTCGCGGCCACCCCCTTCGCCGACCTCGGAGGGCGGGGAGACTCCTACTCCGCCAACGAAGGGAGGGACGCCTACGTCCGGTGGAAGGGGCAGCAGGAGCGCTTCGCGAAGGCGTACCGCGGCGGCGCCCGGGTCACCGACCCCTTCGTCTCGCCCGTGCACCAGACGTGGGAGGTGCCGGTTCCGCCCACCCTGCTGACCACCGGGACGCGCGACCTCTTCCTCTCCGACTCCGTGCAGCTCGCCCGCACGATGCGCGCGTCCGGCGGCGAGGTCGACCTGCAGGTCTGGGAGGGGATGTGGCACGCCTTCCAGAACGATGCGAGCTCCCCGGAGGCCCAGGAGTGCCTCGCGCACACCGCAACCTTCGCCCGGCAGGTGCTCCGGGTCTGCGGCACGACCGGCAGGTCCGGCGCGGATCTCGCCGGGCCGTAA
- a CDS encoding 1-acyl-sn-glycerol-3-phosphate acyltransferase, with translation MKVGPPPSWLQVVLRLLYPPFAVLVTLAALPLMVLGALLWPIDRRLRLTRVTFLAVYFMWEDVGVLLHCLFLSVRTPTDRGERWVRQHEELVAHALDNFLRTAERWAGFHVVVDGELDLGDPSRPVVVLSRHAGPADSVALAWLLGHRGGRVPRIVLAAGLLWDPGLAMVLKRLKAYFVPSRTGAGDDRTQGMQRLADHLGPRDALLMFPEGRNWTVHRQEAEVARLSAEGESERAEQAALWRWVLPPRYRGVQTILAARPDADVTIIAHTGLELFDSPLDIWRGIPFGPDEGLLVRTTTYPAAEVPREPEAIVEWLDERWTEVNAWVEGHRTVRGSGHAATP, from the coding sequence ATGAAGGTCGGCCCACCGCCCTCCTGGCTCCAGGTGGTGCTGCGCCTCCTCTACCCACCCTTCGCCGTCCTGGTCACCCTGGCGGCCCTGCCCCTCATGGTGCTCGGGGCGCTGCTCTGGCCGATCGACCGCCGGTTGCGACTGACCCGCGTCACGTTCCTCGCCGTGTACTTCATGTGGGAGGACGTGGGGGTGCTGCTCCACTGCCTCTTCCTCTCGGTCCGCACGCCCACCGACCGCGGGGAGCGGTGGGTGCGCCAGCACGAGGAGCTCGTCGCCCACGCCCTCGACAACTTCCTGCGCACGGCAGAGCGCTGGGCCGGCTTCCACGTCGTCGTCGACGGAGAGCTCGACCTCGGCGACCCGTCACGCCCCGTCGTCGTCCTCTCTCGGCACGCGGGACCTGCCGACTCGGTCGCCCTGGCGTGGCTGCTCGGCCACCGGGGCGGGCGGGTCCCCCGGATCGTCCTTGCGGCGGGGCTGCTGTGGGACCCGGGCCTGGCCATGGTGCTCAAGCGGCTCAAGGCCTACTTCGTGCCGTCGCGCACCGGCGCCGGCGACGACCGGACCCAGGGGATGCAGCGGCTCGCCGACCACCTCGGCCCGCGCGACGCCCTGCTGATGTTCCCCGAGGGCCGTAACTGGACCGTGCACCGCCAGGAGGCCGAGGTCGCCCGCCTCTCCGCCGAGGGCGAGAGCGAGCGGGCCGAGCAGGCCGCGCTGTGGCGATGGGTCCTGCCGCCGCGGTACCGCGGGGTGCAGACGATCCTCGCGGCCCGTCCCGACGCGGACGTCACGATCATCGCCCACACCGGCCTCGAGCTCTTCGACTCTCCCCTCGACATCTGGCGGGGCATCCCCTTCGGCCCGGACGAGGGTCTGCTCGTGCGCACCACGACCTACCCCGCCGCCGAGGTCCCGCGGGAGCCGGAGGCGATCGTCGAGTGGCTCGACGAGCGGTGGACCGAGGTCAACGCGTGGGTCGAGGGGCACCGCACGGTGCGAGGATCGGGGCATGCTGCGACGCCGTGA
- a CDS encoding patatin-like phospholipase family protein — protein MTTAFVLGGGGVLGATEVGMLRALLERDITPDLVVGSSIGSVNGAFIAADPSSATVARLEELWLEVVRSGALKESPVRQAARLAKHRTHVMSPGVIPRLVREYLDVELIEDLPVPFQCVAAEIETARSRWFSAGPIAPAVAASCAVPGLFAAVEIDGLHYLDGGLVHSIPVGRALELGATRIYVLHVGRVEQPLSAPTTPWDVGLVAFEIARRHRFVEEIGAVPDDVELHVLPSGVERSPALSTLSMGRGEKVTDRIRAAYEATAEHLALTT, from the coding sequence GTGACCACCGCCTTCGTCCTCGGCGGTGGTGGCGTCCTCGGCGCCACCGAGGTCGGCATGCTCCGGGCCCTCCTCGAGCGCGACATCACCCCAGACCTCGTCGTCGGGTCGAGCATCGGCTCGGTCAACGGCGCCTTCATCGCGGCCGACCCGAGCAGCGCGACCGTCGCCCGGCTCGAGGAGCTGTGGCTCGAGGTCGTGCGTTCCGGCGCGCTCAAGGAGTCGCCGGTGCGCCAGGCGGCCCGGCTCGCGAAGCACCGCACCCACGTCATGTCCCCCGGCGTCATCCCACGACTCGTCCGCGAGTACCTCGACGTCGAGCTCATCGAGGACCTGCCGGTCCCCTTCCAGTGCGTCGCGGCCGAGATCGAGACCGCCCGCTCACGGTGGTTCTCCGCCGGGCCGATCGCACCGGCCGTGGCCGCCAGCTGCGCCGTCCCGGGGCTGTTCGCCGCGGTCGAGATCGATGGCTTGCACTACCTGGACGGCGGGCTCGTCCACTCGATCCCCGTCGGGCGGGCGCTCGAGCTCGGCGCGACACGGATCTACGTGCTCCACGTCGGGCGGGTGGAGCAACCTCTCAGCGCGCCGACGACACCGTGGGACGTCGGGCTCGTCGCCTTCGAGATCGCACGACGGCACCGCTTCGTCGAAGAGATCGGCGCCGTGCCGGACGACGTCGAGCTACATGTCCTGCCGAGCGGCGTCGAGCGCTCCCCGGCGCTGTCGACCCTGTCGATGGGCCGGGGCGAGAAGGTCACCGACCGCATCCGGGCCGCCTACGAGGCCACGGCCGAGCACCTGGCCCTCACGACATGA
- a CDS encoding transglutaminase family protein produces MSPKQKSATYDLHPTPNPDHHTRRPYEVTHATEYRYEEYVTDSFGRAMLAPRETACQRVLEHTVEITPEPHVLSEHVDHFGNFSHFYQVRTPHTTLRVVKRSLLEIQCPPPDLDRLNRWTVAQAAELIATGGRRDELAGGGTTPSIDLVEAAQYVLPSQLVDLTDEVEQYALTILPPERPFGEALVALYSQIYRDFTYAKGTTSVKTTLPDLLAQREGVCQDFAHLAVGCLRAVGIPGRYVSGYIETMPPPGQVKLAGSDATHAWVGAMTPDGDWVDLDPTNDHFADSRYVVTGWGRDFRDVSPLKGVIFSEGKGSELKVAVDVIRQDRPDPRQHPAPMRDQPGSTTPATPPDERP; encoded by the coding sequence GTGAGCCCGAAGCAGAAGAGCGCGACCTACGACCTCCACCCGACGCCCAACCCGGACCACCACACGAGGCGGCCCTACGAGGTCACCCACGCGACGGAGTACCGCTACGAGGAGTACGTCACCGACTCCTTCGGCCGGGCGATGCTCGCCCCGCGCGAGACCGCGTGCCAACGCGTCCTCGAGCACACCGTCGAGATCACCCCCGAGCCGCACGTCCTCTCCGAGCACGTCGACCACTTCGGCAACTTCAGCCACTTCTACCAGGTGCGCACGCCTCACACGACGCTGAGGGTGGTCAAGCGCTCCCTCCTCGAGATCCAGTGCCCCCCACCGGATCTCGACCGGCTCAACCGGTGGACGGTGGCCCAGGCTGCCGAGCTCATCGCGACCGGTGGCCGCCGGGACGAGCTCGCAGGGGGTGGCACCACCCCTTCGATCGACCTCGTCGAGGCGGCCCAGTACGTCCTGCCGAGCCAGCTCGTCGACCTCACGGACGAGGTCGAGCAGTACGCGCTGACGATCCTGCCGCCGGAGCGCCCTTTCGGCGAGGCCCTCGTCGCGCTGTACTCCCAGATCTACCGCGACTTCACGTACGCCAAGGGCACGACGAGCGTGAAGACGACCTTGCCCGATCTCCTCGCGCAGCGCGAGGGGGTGTGCCAGGACTTCGCCCACCTCGCCGTGGGGTGCCTGCGCGCCGTCGGCATCCCGGGTCGGTACGTCTCGGGCTACATCGAGACGATGCCCCCGCCGGGCCAGGTCAAGCTCGCCGGGTCGGACGCCACCCACGCGTGGGTCGGGGCGATGACCCCCGACGGCGACTGGGTGGACCTCGACCCGACGAACGACCACTTCGCCGACAGTCGTTACGTCGTCACCGGCTGGGGGCGTGACTTCCGCGACGTCTCGCCGCTCAAGGGTGTGATCTTCAGCGAGGGCAAGGGCAGCGAGCTCAAGGTGGCGGTCGACGTCATCCGGCAGGACCGGCCCGACCCGCGCCAGCACCCGGCCCCGATGCGCGACCAGCCCGGCAGCACGACGCCGGCCACACCGCCGGACGAGCGCCCGTGA